One region of Gilliamella sp. ESL0405 genomic DNA includes:
- a CDS encoding tetratricopeptide repeat protein, protein MSHQLSSEEQLSEIKEFLAKTWKLIVAIIVIGLLAFYGWQYWQSYNLEKITQSSDKYEQLVANLDNTKPESVNELVAFAKDNTTVFSVFANLQAAKFYVEVLKDYSGAKALLLDALKKNDSETIASIINIRIARLEYQLEQYQQSLTTLNQVTEESWAPVVNDIRGDILVKMADYTNAIAAYNVALTSSPMPGLEQSIKMKLNQVEFLKTKQQAEQEAQAAKEKAEQAAQTENK, encoded by the coding sequence GTGAGTCATCAATTATCGAGTGAAGAGCAGCTTTCAGAGATAAAAGAGTTTCTTGCTAAAACGTGGAAATTGATAGTTGCAATTATTGTTATTGGACTTTTAGCCTTTTATGGCTGGCAATACTGGCAATCTTACAATTTAGAAAAAATAACGCAATCATCTGACAAGTATGAACAATTAGTTGCTAATTTAGATAATACTAAACCTGAGTCAGTGAATGAATTAGTCGCATTTGCTAAAGATAACACCACTGTTTTTAGTGTGTTTGCTAATTTGCAGGCCGCCAAATTTTATGTTGAAGTACTTAAAGACTATTCGGGTGCCAAAGCATTATTACTTGATGCATTAAAGAAAAATGATTCTGAAACAATTGCTTCAATTATTAATATCCGTATTGCACGATTAGAGTATCAACTTGAGCAATATCAACAAAGTTTAACAACATTAAATCAAGTCACTGAAGAGAGTTGGGCGCCAGTTGTTAATGATATTCGTGGTGATATATTGGTAAAAATGGCCGATTACACTAATGCGATTGCCGCTTATAATGTGGCGTTAACTTCATCACCAATGCCAGGGCTTGAGCAAAGTATTAAAATGAAGTTAAATCAAGTTGAATTTCTAAAAACAAAACAACAAGCTGAACAAGAGGCACAGGCAGCTAAAGAGAAAGCCGAACAGGCGGCTCAGACAGAAAATAAATAA
- a CDS encoding virulence factor SrfC family protein, with protein MASALLRSSDIKCFKKLEHDRTAFYLVGVQNCEIFKLKIGKQYANDLAILQKNAIANRIDWYTPSDASNNDIACSSVSEKLKTALNILNKLRLKVDSKFFSQSKSSLTVKPSTRLSTHSKFIKSLSFIVKQLITAIGSLKIQANLTLGLFKNNYTSRKRDDMAFRQAGTAHTLLADFIVWYVFVKNRASDKFIKRLNNNKPIFSSPNGEFNIQVTHSLTGSNNITRNYPQNAILNRLITFVNTNIAHYRDCEINQENNHQSGKIVNCFEQYHIL; from the coding sequence ATGGCAAGTGCATTGCTCAGAAGTAGTGATATCAAATGTTTCAAAAAGCTAGAACATGATAGAACAGCCTTCTATCTTGTTGGCGTGCAAAATTGTGAAATATTTAAACTAAAAATTGGTAAGCAATATGCCAATGATTTAGCTATTTTGCAAAAAAATGCTATAGCCAATAGGATTGATTGGTACACACCTTCTGATGCAAGTAACAACGATATTGCTTGCAGTTCGGTCAGTGAAAAACTAAAAACCGCTCTTAATATCCTCAATAAATTAAGATTAAAAGTAGATTCTAAATTCTTTTCTCAATCTAAATCATCGCTAACAGTCAAACCCTCCACCCGATTATCAACCCACTCAAAGTTTATAAAATCGCTTTCTTTTATAGTGAAACAACTCATTACTGCTATTGGTAGTCTGAAGATCCAAGCAAATTTAACCCTTGGGCTTTTCAAAAACAATTATACAAGTCGTAAACGTGACGATATGGCGTTCAGACAAGCTGGTACTGCCCATACTTTATTAGCAGATTTTATTGTTTGGTATGTTTTTGTTAAAAATCGAGCAAGTGATAAATTTATAAAAAGATTAAATAATAATAAACCGATTTTTTCTTCACCAAACGGTGAATTTAATATTCAAGTAACGCATTCATTAACAGGATCAAACAATATAACTAGAAATTATCCTCAGAATGCAATATTAAATCGGCTTATTACATTTGTGAATACAAACATAGCACATTATAGAGATTGCGAAATCAATCAAGAAAACAATCACCAATCAGGTAAAATTGTGAATTGTTTCGAGCAGTATCATATTCTTTAA
- the ybeD gene encoding DUF493 family protein YbeD — MQQKTKLNELLEFPCSFTYKVMGEAKPELVDKVVSVIQKHAPGDYTPSIKPSSKGNYHSVSITINATHIDQVENLYKELGEIDIVRMVL; from the coding sequence ATGCAACAAAAGACCAAATTAAATGAATTATTAGAATTTCCATGCTCTTTTACTTATAAAGTCATGGGAGAAGCAAAACCTGAACTTGTTGATAAAGTAGTGAGTGTGATTCAAAAACATGCTCCCGGTGATTATACGCCCTCAATAAAACCAAGTAGTAAAGGTAATTATCATTCAGTTTCTATTACTATTAATGCAACACATATTGATCAAGTCGAGAATTTATATAAAGAATTAGGTGAAATTGATATTGTGAGAATGGTTTTATAA
- a CDS encoding zinc-ribbon domain-containing protein encodes MPKKVTVDSGKEGFCPKCHNKMSVLSPQHYDCPSCKTHYLEQYICPICQQNLQMIKGCGAINYICPTDGLISSSKVIFHYLPE; translated from the coding sequence ATGCCAAAAAAAGTCACAGTTGATAGTGGAAAAGAAGGGTTTTGTCCAAAATGTCATAATAAAATGAGTGTATTATCACCTCAGCATTATGATTGTCCTAGTTGTAAGACGCACTATCTTGAACAGTATATATGTCCAATTTGCCAACAAAATCTACAAATGATTAAAGGCTGTGGCGCAATCAATTACATTTGTCCTACTGACGGTTTAATATCCAGCAGTAAGGTGATATTTCATTATTTACCAGAATAG
- the der gene encoding ribosome biogenesis GTPase Der: MVPVVALVGRPNVGKSTLFNRLTRTRDALVADFPGLTRDRKYGRAEIKGHEYIVIDTGGIDGTEDGVESFMAEQSLQAIEEADIVLFLVDARAGAMPADHAIAKHLRSRDKATFLVANKIDGIDADTAISDFYGLGLGEIHPIAASHGRGVSVLIETALDPIFQFANEQDDEFASHEPFDDESFSDDELNDETQSLIDQPIKVAIVGRPNVGKSTLTNRILGEERVVVYDMPGTTRDSIYIPMTRDEREYIMIDTAGVRKRGKVTETVEKFSVIKTLQAIEDANVVILVIDAREGVSDQDLSLLGFIINSGRSLVIAVNKWDGLSQDIKEQVKATLDDRLDFIDFARVHFISALHGSGVGNLFDSIQEAYDCATRRVNTALLTKIMQMAQDDHQPPLVRGRRVKLKYAHAGGYNPPIVVIHGNQVEDLPDSYKRYLMNYFRRSLKIMGSPIRIQFKEGANPFEGRKNSLTASQQRKRRRLMKHVRGRK, translated from the coding sequence ATGGTACCTGTAGTAGCACTAGTTGGGCGTCCGAATGTTGGAAAGTCGACTTTATTTAATCGCTTAACTCGAACTCGAGACGCATTAGTCGCTGATTTCCCAGGATTAACACGCGACCGTAAATATGGCCGTGCTGAAATCAAAGGTCATGAATATATTGTCATTGATACTGGTGGTATTGATGGCACAGAAGATGGGGTTGAAAGCTTTATGGCTGAACAATCCCTGCAAGCGATCGAAGAAGCTGATATTGTTCTTTTCTTAGTTGATGCCAGAGCTGGTGCAATGCCTGCTGATCATGCTATTGCTAAGCATCTCCGTTCACGTGACAAAGCAACTTTTTTAGTCGCTAATAAAATTGATGGCATTGATGCCGATACCGCTATTTCTGATTTTTATGGTTTAGGATTAGGTGAAATTCATCCAATAGCTGCCAGTCATGGTCGTGGTGTAAGTGTCCTAATTGAAACCGCTTTAGATCCTATTTTCCAATTTGCAAATGAACAAGATGATGAGTTTGCAAGTCATGAGCCATTTGATGATGAATCTTTCTCTGATGATGAGCTCAACGATGAAACTCAATCGCTAATTGATCAACCAATTAAAGTGGCGATTGTTGGGCGACCAAACGTTGGTAAGTCAACACTAACCAATCGTATACTTGGTGAAGAAAGGGTTGTCGTATACGACATGCCCGGCACCACTCGAGACAGTATTTATATACCAATGACTCGGGATGAACGTGAGTACATCATGATTGATACGGCGGGTGTACGTAAGCGAGGTAAAGTGACGGAAACGGTTGAAAAGTTTTCAGTCATCAAAACTTTACAAGCTATTGAAGATGCCAATGTCGTTATTTTGGTTATAGATGCCAGAGAAGGGGTATCTGATCAAGACTTATCATTGCTTGGATTCATTATTAATAGTGGGCGCTCACTTGTTATAGCAGTGAATAAGTGGGACGGTTTGTCACAAGATATTAAAGAGCAGGTCAAAGCAACTTTAGATGATAGGTTAGATTTTATTGACTTTGCCCGAGTACACTTTATTTCTGCGCTTCATGGTTCCGGTGTAGGGAATTTATTTGATTCAATTCAAGAGGCATACGATTGTGCAACTCGTCGTGTCAATACTGCACTTTTAACTAAAATTATGCAAATGGCGCAAGACGATCATCAACCTCCTTTAGTTCGAGGTCGTCGAGTTAAGTTGAAATATGCGCATGCTGGTGGCTATAATCCGCCAATTGTTGTGATCCATGGTAATCAAGTTGAAGATTTACCGGATTCCTATAAGCGCTACTTAATGAATTATTTTAGACGTTCATTAAAAATTATGGGGTCGCCAATTCGTATTCAGTTTAAAGAAGGTGCCAACCCATTTGAAGGGCGTAAAAATAGCCTAACAGCGTCGCAACAACGCAAACGACGTCGATTAATGAAACATGTTAGAGGTCGTAAATAA
- a CDS encoding vWA domain-containing protein, which produces MNKIDISKLFFTIGLTCFPLLGFAAEPLKQAGKTTLYQRVLSTPSCQLKSNSTDSKGKSVPAFSRYYVYERKYENNQKWLKVGPDSFGKTIGWINDSCAIDWNMQMTLVFTNPVDREPLLFFKDKADLTKIVDAENPETLLKPIRDALKSNKSVSQVLAQEPKEYVDFKSNFYLLPILQGEEVMNGQGFYERVLEVASLSKQDELVKKGSSNSQSNDKASNQTPFNAAIVFVIDSTISMDPYISRTREAVKRVYKKIEKEHLQDQVKFGLVSFRSSLKTSKKLEFVSKIFVDPNQVKSKDSFLKASASLKQAKVSTAYFAEDAFAGINQALNEINWDNFSARYIILITDASAIPGDDKLSSTKMDAAQLRLEAQHKGVAIYALHLKTANGIKDHPIAKAQYSDLTFNDFIHKSLYYPVNAGNVQQFGQKVDLLAEALSTQVKLAYKGEVSVGSALNSKDENADMIKDALLLSKAMQLAYLGDTKGAKAPTVFKAWIADKDFVKPTIPTAEPRILLTKSQLSDLSDVVSKIANAANDGLISADDMFSQLRSVAAAMGQDPSKLKSDSVTKIADLGLLGEYLDNIPYKSDVTGLDQDAWKSMSGLEQEKFIRNLNSKIRYYQKCNADVDRWISLSEGSDPRENVYPIPLEMLP; this is translated from the coding sequence ATGAATAAAATAGATATTTCCAAACTCTTTTTTACAATAGGTTTAACGTGTTTTCCTCTATTGGGATTTGCAGCAGAGCCACTTAAACAGGCTGGTAAAACAACCTTGTATCAGCGTGTGTTAAGTACGCCAAGCTGCCAATTAAAGAGTAATTCCACCGATTCTAAAGGTAAATCTGTTCCGGCTTTTTCGCGTTACTATGTTTATGAGCGTAAATATGAAAATAATCAGAAATGGCTAAAAGTAGGTCCGGATTCATTCGGTAAAACAATCGGTTGGATTAATGATTCATGTGCTATCGATTGGAATATGCAAATGACTTTAGTATTTACTAATCCGGTTGATCGTGAACCTTTATTATTTTTTAAAGATAAAGCAGATCTAACTAAAATTGTCGATGCTGAAAATCCCGAAACGCTATTAAAACCTATTCGTGATGCACTCAAAAGTAATAAATCAGTATCACAAGTGCTTGCACAAGAGCCTAAAGAGTATGTCGATTTCAAAAGTAACTTCTATTTATTACCGATTTTACAAGGTGAGGAAGTGATGAATGGGCAAGGGTTTTATGAACGAGTATTAGAAGTTGCTTCACTGAGCAAACAAGATGAGCTAGTTAAAAAAGGATCATCAAATTCTCAATCTAATGATAAAGCTAGCAATCAAACCCCTTTTAATGCGGCAATTGTATTTGTGATAGATTCAACGATTTCAATGGATCCCTATATTTCTCGCACTAGAGAAGCGGTTAAGCGAGTTTATAAGAAAATTGAAAAAGAACATTTACAAGATCAAGTTAAATTCGGTCTGGTTTCTTTTAGATCGAGTTTAAAAACTTCCAAAAAACTTGAATTTGTTTCTAAAATTTTTGTCGATCCTAATCAAGTTAAGAGTAAAGATAGCTTTCTAAAAGCAAGCGCCTCACTTAAACAAGCTAAAGTTTCAACGGCTTATTTTGCCGAAGATGCCTTTGCAGGTATAAATCAAGCTTTAAATGAGATTAATTGGGATAACTTTAGCGCCCGTTATATAATTTTAATTACTGATGCTAGCGCTATTCCAGGCGACGATAAACTATCAAGTACGAAAATGGATGCCGCTCAATTGCGACTTGAAGCGCAACATAAAGGTGTTGCTATCTATGCTTTACATCTCAAAACAGCAAATGGTATAAAAGATCATCCTATTGCTAAAGCGCAATACTCTGATTTAACTTTTAACGATTTCATCCATAAATCACTCTATTATCCGGTTAATGCTGGTAATGTACAACAATTTGGTCAGAAGGTTGATTTATTAGCCGAAGCATTATCCACACAAGTGAAACTTGCTTATAAAGGTGAGGTTTCCGTTGGAAGCGCATTGAATTCAAAAGATGAAAATGCTGATATGATCAAAGATGCTTTATTATTAAGTAAAGCCATGCAGCTTGCATATCTTGGGGATACTAAAGGCGCTAAAGCCCCAACAGTTTTCAAGGCTTGGATTGCTGATAAAGACTTTGTTAAACCAACCATTCCGACAGCAGAGCCACGCATTTTGTTAACCAAATCGCAACTAAGTGATTTAAGTGATGTTGTTAGCAAGATTGCTAATGCCGCCAATGATGGTTTGATTTCTGCCGATGATATGTTTTCCCAACTTCGTTCTGTTGCAGCGGCTATGGGGCAAGATCCAAGTAAGTTAAAATCTGATTCTGTGACTAAAATTGCTGATTTAGGTTTATTAGGTGAATATTTGGATAATATTCCTTATAAAAGTGACGTAACAGGACTTGATCAAGATGCTTGGAAAAGTATGAGTGGGCTTGAACAAGAAAAATTTATCCGGAATTTAAACAGTAAGATTCGTTATTATCAAAAATGTAATGCCGATGTCGATCGCTGGATCTCATTATCCGAAGGAAGTGATCCGCGTGAAAATGTTTATCCTATTCCATTAGAAATGTTACCGTAA
- the bamB gene encoding outer membrane protein assembly factor BamB yields MKLSKYLFISVFMFSLAGCSLFGGEEEVVQVSPSPAVNNQFSIPQVWRNSTSGNTQIYSLLGPINYDNVVYAASRSGQVKAIDLTSGNTLWDVNLSQSSFFSSKTALFSGGVSADDKYVYVGSERAVVYALDRSNGKVVWEKAAKGEVLARPVSTDDKLIVHTANGMLQAFDRNTGDELWDVLLEVPLLTLRGNSTPTIAHGAAIFGDDNGRVNAYYVNDGELIWQQRISNPTGSTEIAKLNDVDSTPVVEGSLVYAIGYNGYVAALDLSNGQVVWRKQLGSTHSFVVDSQELFVVDQDDNIQAVSKDGGSVLWTQSALSHRQLTDPVIYQDNIVVGDFEGYLYWLNKENGEVVAKTQVSSSGLISRPLVVDNKIIVQAKNGDIYAFTKN; encoded by the coding sequence ATGAAGTTATCAAAATATCTTTTTATTAGTGTTTTTATGTTTTCACTTGCTGGATGTTCTTTGTTTGGTGGAGAAGAAGAAGTTGTACAAGTCTCACCTTCACCAGCAGTAAATAATCAATTTTCTATACCACAAGTATGGCGAAACAGTACATCTGGCAATACTCAAATCTATTCATTATTAGGTCCTATAAACTATGATAATGTTGTTTACGCTGCTAGCCGCAGTGGACAAGTTAAAGCGATTGATTTAACCAGTGGCAATACGTTATGGGATGTCAATTTATCGCAAAGTTCTTTTTTCAGTAGCAAAACAGCCTTATTTTCTGGTGGTGTGAGTGCAGATGATAAATATGTTTATGTGGGTAGTGAACGTGCCGTTGTTTATGCTCTAGATCGTAGTAATGGTAAAGTAGTATGGGAAAAAGCGGCTAAAGGTGAAGTTCTTGCTCGCCCGGTATCTACCGATGATAAATTAATCGTCCATACTGCAAATGGCATGTTACAAGCTTTCGATCGTAATACTGGTGATGAATTATGGGATGTGTTACTTGAAGTTCCATTATTAACCTTAAGAGGAAATTCAACACCGACAATTGCACATGGTGCGGCAATTTTTGGTGATGATAATGGACGTGTTAATGCCTATTATGTCAATGACGGAGAATTGATTTGGCAACAACGTATATCAAATCCAACAGGATCGACAGAAATTGCAAAATTAAATGATGTTGATTCTACCCCAGTAGTTGAAGGTAGTCTGGTCTATGCAATTGGTTATAATGGATATGTTGCTGCGCTTGATTTAAGTAATGGACAAGTTGTTTGGCGCAAACAGTTAGGATCGACGCATAGCTTTGTGGTAGACTCTCAAGAATTATTTGTTGTTGACCAAGATGATAATATTCAAGCTGTCTCTAAAGATGGTGGCTCGGTATTATGGACTCAGTCAGCACTTTCACACCGTCAATTGACTGATCCGGTTATTTACCAAGATAATATTGTTGTAGGTGATTTTGAAGGTTACCTGTATTGGTTAAATAAAGAAAATGGTGAAGTTGTCGCTAAAACACAAGTGAGTAGTAGTGGGTTAATATCCCGACCATTAGTTGTTGATAATAAAATAATTGTTCAAGCAAAAAATGGTGATATCTACGCTTTCACAAAAAATTAA
- the adk gene encoding adenylate kinase, with translation MRIILLGAPGAGKGTQAQFIMKKYGIPQISTGDMLRAAVKAGTPLGLQAKELMDAGKLVTDELVIALVKERIAESDCVNGFLLDGFPRTVPQADAMKAAGINVDYVLEFDVPDSVIIDRMSGRRIHAPSGRVYHVRHNPPKVEDIDDITGEPLTTRKDDDEEIVRKRLVEYHDLTKPLINYYQHEAKEGRTKYFRVDGTQPVADVTNELIKILG, from the coding sequence ATGCGAATTATTTTATTAGGAGCACCAGGGGCAGGGAAAGGAACCCAAGCACAATTTATTATGAAAAAATATGGCATTCCACAAATTTCAACCGGGGATATGCTACGTGCAGCAGTAAAAGCAGGAACTCCACTGGGATTACAAGCAAAAGAGCTAATGGATGCCGGTAAGCTTGTTACCGATGAACTTGTTATTGCATTAGTAAAAGAGCGCATTGCTGAAAGTGATTGTGTAAATGGCTTTTTATTAGATGGTTTCCCGCGTACTGTACCACAAGCTGACGCTATGAAAGCTGCCGGTATTAATGTTGATTATGTGCTGGAATTTGATGTACCGGATTCAGTTATCATCGATAGAATGAGCGGGCGTCGAATTCATGCGCCTTCAGGTCGTGTTTACCATGTGCGTCACAACCCACCAAAAGTTGAAGATATTGATGATATCACTGGTGAACCATTAACCACCCGAAAAGATGATGATGAAGAGATTGTACGTAAACGTTTAGTTGAATATCATGATTTAACTAAACCACTTATTAACTACTATCAACATGAAGCTAAAGAGGGGCGTACCAAATATTTCCGTGTAGATGGTACTCAACCGGTGGCTGATGTAACCAACGAATTAATTAAAATTTTAGGTTAA
- the gss gene encoding bifunctional glutathionylspermidine amidase/synthase encodes MSSQSTIKEPFGTLLGYAPGGVAIYSSDYETLDPCQYPNDASFRSYSGHEYMGYKWQCVEFARRFLFLNYGIVFTDVGMAHEIFSLRFLRQVINEAILPLQAFANGSKKMPEAGSLLIWDDGGVFDRTGHVAIITEVFEDKIRIAEQNVIHTRLPIGQQWTRELKMTVNDQGYYIHDTFDDTTILGWMIQTEKNQHSLPQPNVPAPLLAIHSVHIKNKGQFDKKWLNELDPLESAYVLAAGHAISHDDHYRYFTISESAEQELIRATNELHLMYLHATDKVLKDDKLLLNFNVPEILWPRLRLSWQQRRYQMITGRLDFCMDERGFKVYEYNADSASCHTEAGQILQNWAIQAELNVGVNPSAGLLNSLANCWKHSDAQAFVHIMQDNDSEENYHALFMQKALTQAGFESKILRGLTGLKWDKQGRLVDDEDRQVTCVWKTWAWETVLEQLRQESEAQVAGLPIRTWHPENAVRLIDVLLRPEVSVFEPLWTVIPSNKAILPVLWSLFPHHRYLLESTFELNDDLIKKGYAIKPIAGRRGSDIELVSSKEQILDKTVGKFAKQENIYQELWCLPKVDDRYLQVCTFTVGGHYGGACLRSDPSLVIRGESDMQPLRVLTDEEFLKQVAKKNN; translated from the coding sequence ATGTCATCCCAGTCTACTATTAAAGAGCCTTTTGGAACATTATTAGGTTATGCGCCTGGTGGCGTTGCGATTTATTCATCTGATTATGAAACATTAGATCCTTGCCAATACCCTAATGATGCCTCATTTCGTAGTTATTCCGGTCACGAATATATGGGATACAAGTGGCAATGTGTTGAATTTGCCAGACGGTTTTTATTTCTCAATTATGGTATTGTGTTTACCGATGTAGGTATGGCTCACGAAATTTTCTCCTTGCGTTTTCTTCGCCAAGTTATCAATGAAGCCATCTTACCTTTGCAAGCATTTGCTAACGGTAGCAAAAAAATGCCAGAAGCTGGCTCTTTGCTTATATGGGATGATGGTGGCGTGTTTGATAGAACAGGACATGTTGCCATTATTACTGAAGTGTTCGAAGATAAAATCCGCATTGCTGAACAAAATGTAATTCACACACGTTTACCAATTGGCCAACAATGGACACGTGAATTAAAGATGACCGTTAACGATCAAGGTTATTATATTCATGACACCTTTGACGATACCACTATTTTAGGGTGGATGATTCAAACCGAAAAAAACCAACACAGTTTACCTCAACCTAATGTTCCAGCGCCATTACTTGCTATTCATAGTGTACATATTAAAAACAAAGGTCAATTTGATAAGAAGTGGTTAAATGAGCTTGACCCGCTCGAGAGTGCATATGTGCTAGCTGCCGGGCATGCTATTAGCCATGATGACCATTATCGTTACTTCACTATTTCAGAAAGTGCTGAGCAAGAACTTATTCGCGCAACCAATGAACTGCATTTAATGTATTTACATGCTACTGATAAAGTTTTAAAAGATGATAAATTATTACTCAATTTTAATGTACCGGAAATTCTCTGGCCAAGGTTAAGACTCTCTTGGCAACAACGGCGTTATCAAATGATAACCGGTCGTTTAGATTTTTGTATGGATGAACGAGGTTTTAAAGTTTATGAATATAATGCAGACTCTGCATCGTGCCATACTGAAGCCGGGCAAATATTACAAAATTGGGCAATACAAGCTGAACTAAATGTTGGTGTGAATCCAAGTGCTGGCTTGCTCAATTCTTTAGCAAACTGTTGGAAACATAGTGATGCTCAAGCCTTTGTTCATATCATGCAAGATAATGATAGTGAAGAGAATTATCATGCATTATTTATGCAAAAAGCGCTAACGCAAGCTGGTTTTGAGAGTAAAATTTTACGTGGCCTTACTGGTTTAAAATGGGATAAACAAGGTAGATTGGTTGATGATGAAGATCGTCAAGTTACTTGCGTATGGAAAACATGGGCATGGGAAACTGTTTTAGAGCAACTGCGTCAAGAAAGTGAAGCACAAGTTGCCGGATTGCCTATTCGTACTTGGCATCCTGAAAATGCTGTGAGACTAATTGATGTTTTGTTACGTCCCGAAGTATCTGTTTTTGAACCTTTATGGACTGTGATCCCAAGTAATAAAGCGATATTACCTGTGTTATGGTCTTTATTTCCTCATCATCGTTACTTGTTAGAATCAACGTTTGAGCTCAATGATGATCTAATTAAAAAAGGTTATGCTATTAAGCCAATTGCTGGTCGCCGAGGTAGTGATATTGAATTAGTTAGCAGTAAAGAGCAAATCCTTGATAAAACGGTTGGTAAATTTGCTAAGCAAGAGAATATTTATCAAGAACTATGGTGCTTACCAAAAGTTGATGATCGCTATCTACAGGTTTGTACCTTCACTGTTGGAGGACATTATGGTGGCGCCTGCTTGCGCTCCGATCCTTCTTTAGTGATACGAGGTGAAAGTGATATGCAACCATTACGAGTATTAACCGATGAGGAATTTTTAAAACAAGTTGCCAAAAAGAATAATTAA
- a CDS encoding bifunctional O-acetylhomoserine aminocarboxypropyltransferase/cysteine synthase codes for MKPETIALHAGYTPEPTTHAVAVPIYQTTSYAFDDTQHGADLFDLKVAGNIYTRITNPTNAVLEARIAALEGGIGALAVASGMAAITYAIQAITFAGENIVSVSKLYGGTYNLLAHTLPNFGITTKFAPHDDLQALEQQIDDKTKAIYCESIGNPAGNLVDLAALADIAHRHGIPLIVDNTVASPALCRPFEFGADIVVHSLTKYIGGHGNSLGGMIVDSGKFPWKKYSDRYPMLNQPDPSYHGVAYTETFGDAAYIARCRVIPLRNMGAALSPFNTFLLLQGLETLSLRMERHCQNSLKVAQYLQSHPQVEWVNYAGLSDHAEHALALKQMDNGLPAGILSFGIKGGKQAGAKFIDALKLIIRLVNIGDTRSLACHPASTTHRQLNDEELHKAGVSQEMIRLSIGIEHIDDIIADLAQALTAAK; via the coding sequence ATGAAACCAGAAACGATCGCTCTTCACGCAGGCTATACGCCAGAACCAACAACCCATGCTGTTGCGGTACCAATTTATCAAACAACCTCTTATGCTTTTGATGATACTCAGCATGGTGCTGATTTATTTGATTTAAAAGTTGCGGGGAATATTTACACACGAATTACCAATCCCACGAATGCTGTACTTGAAGCTCGCATAGCCGCCCTTGAAGGAGGCATTGGCGCACTAGCTGTCGCATCGGGCATGGCTGCCATTACTTATGCCATTCAAGCGATCACTTTTGCGGGTGAAAATATTGTATCGGTTTCTAAATTATACGGTGGAACCTATAATTTACTGGCACACACTTTACCTAATTTTGGTATTACCACAAAATTCGCACCACATGATGATCTTCAAGCACTAGAACAACAGATTGATGATAAAACAAAAGCCATATATTGCGAAAGTATCGGTAATCCAGCGGGTAATCTTGTTGACTTAGCAGCACTTGCAGATATTGCACACCGTCATGGGATCCCTTTGATTGTTGATAATACTGTCGCCAGTCCGGCGCTTTGCCGTCCGTTTGAATTTGGTGCTGATATTGTTGTCCATTCATTAACTAAATATATCGGTGGGCACGGTAATAGCCTTGGTGGCATGATAGTGGATTCAGGTAAGTTTCCATGGAAAAAATACAGTGATAGATACCCGATGCTTAATCAACCTGATCCATCTTATCATGGGGTCGCTTATACCGAAACTTTTGGTGATGCAGCTTATATTGCTCGATGCCGAGTGATACCATTACGAAATATGGGGGCGGCACTTTCACCATTTAATACATTTTTATTGTTGCAAGGGCTTGAAACGCTTTCTTTACGTATGGAGCGCCATTGCCAAAATAGCCTCAAAGTTGCACAGTATCTCCAATCTCATCCACAAGTTGAATGGGTCAATTATGCCGGTTTGAGTGATCATGCTGAACATGCCTTAGCACTAAAACAGATGGATAATGGACTACCAGCAGGTATTTTATCTTTTGGTATTAAAGGGGGTAAGCAAGCCGGAGCTAAATTTATTGATGCATTGAAGTTAATTATTCGCTTAGTCAATATTGGCGACACCCGATCATTAGCCTGTCATCCGGCATCTACTACACATCGTCAACTTAACGATGAAGAGCTACATAAAGCTGGCGTAAGCCAAGAGATGATTCGTTTGTCTATTGGCATCGAACACATCGATGATATTATTGCCGATCTAGCGCAAGCTCTTACTGCCGCGAAATAA